The genome window GTCAATGCTGTGAAGCCTCATCCGAGCTCTCCGGGGCTTACTAAACTACCTAGCACTTCCTCCTTACTCAAAACATCAGTGTTACAGCAGCATGCGAGAATGGATGGAGGTGGGCAGCATCAGCCCAAAAGCCCTCGGTACTCCTCGAGTCCGCGCAGCGTAACGCACGAGACCATGGCCAAGAGGTCTTCAACATATGCACCAAAAGGGACTCTCTCGAGCCCGGCTCAGAATTCAGCCCAAGTGCCCTCTCCTTTGCCCATGCTGCAGCCTTTAACGTCGCCGGCCCAGCTGTGCATCAGCGACGGTCCGTCGTCTGTGGGGCTGGAAGGCTCGATGCACTTGCACAGGTCGACGGATAGACTCTCCCAGCCCCCACACAGCACTGCAATGCCGGAGACGCTCTCCGGCTCCCCGCTCGCCACACACAGCTTAGAGGCCGCGGAGACCAAGGGTGAGCGGGATGGAGCGACCTCCAACTTGGAAGGCAAAAAGCGCAAGAAATACAGACCCAGAGACTACACGGTAAACCTTCAGGGGCAGTCCTCAGAGGACAGGACCAAACCCGTGCGTTTAAAAGAGCGTAGGTTGACTTTCGACCCGGTGACCGGACAGATTAAACCCCTCACTCCGAAAGAATCCCACCATGAGCCTGAGTGCCAAGTCCCGCCGGTTGCAGAGCCTTCGGTGCGGACTGAGATGCCGCCGCAAAAGACGCCTACGTCGGTTCCCAACCCCTTTCAACAGACGAACTGGAAAGAGCTCTCCAGAAATGAAATCATTCAATCGTACCTTAACCTTCAGAGCAATGTTCTCACATCGTCTGGAGCACAGACCCACGGGGCGCACTTTTTCATGACTGAATATTTAAAGCGCGAGGAGCACGACGTCAAAGAGTCCAGAAAAATGCACGTTTTAGTACCGAGCAGCTCCACGACAGAACTCCCCGGGGTTTCTCGGGACGTAACGAATGAGGACCTTCTCAGAATACACAACGAGCACTGGCCAGGAGTGAACGGTTGTTATGACACCAAGGGAGCCTGGTTTGATTGGACAGAGTGCATAGGGTTGGATCCTCACGGTGATGAGAGTAAATTGAACATCCTGCCATACGTTTGCCTAGACTGAGAGAACAGGGCTTGGAAAAGTTGTCAATGTTCCCACTGTGAGTCGAAGGAGATGGAAGTGACTCTCCTTGCCACTCTGTACTAGGTTCATCTTACAGGTGTAAAGAACGAACCGACGGCGGTTGTTCCACAAGACGGAGCTGAAGTGACGTCCTGTTTGTAATGTGCTGCTACCAACAAGAATTTGCAAACAAGGGTTGTATATAATGGCTCGCAGGGATTAAACTGGGCCAGTTCTTGCACAACATGTGAATAGGAGGGTCTGAGCAAGCATTGAGCAGTACAGATATGTTTAAAAAAGCAAGTCGAGAACATTTTTTGGCAGTTACAAAAAGCTTTATGTGACAAAGAATAAATTATAAAAGTTTCTTATCATGTATGCATCTATTTATTTGACCATTTTTGTTTtccatatcttttttttttttcttcctcctaGCAGAAGGTTATCCACTAAGATGTGCAGATATGTTTGAGGCTTTTCTGTTCGCATCACACATTTGTCCCCTTATTTGTGATGTACATGAGgcatatataaatacattgtTTTCCCACAGCGGCTCTCACGTACGTGTGCTAATTGCTAAGTAGATCCCGACATTCCATTCTGTCATTTCTCGCTTGACATTTCCTTCTCGATTTATTTAATATACGTGATTTTCTTATGAGACAAAAGCAATCTATTTTTAgatgtgttaaataaaacaatattttaaacaaaTCTGTTTGCCTAGATAattgtaaaaagaa of Garra rufa chromosome 10, GarRuf1.0, whole genome shotgun sequence contains these proteins:
- the LOC141344322 gene encoding mediator of RNA polymerase II transcription subunit 26-like — encoded protein: MTTASATPQQMRDRLLQAIDSHSNICNMVAVLDVITNLEKYPITKEALEETRLGKLINDVRKKTKDEDLAKRAKKLLRNWQKLIEPGQSDTPARGAPNVPGSANGGAHPCRTDTPPAVPPPSKVAPELKTRNDIHNTYSPKAEKSSSRKRRGEQRDSPHLPAKITKTSLYEPMFSSSPQSNGIRGSPEPLPDKDDDVPSDRIRVEHLENDRHNKIPVNAVKPHPSSPGLTKLPSTSSLLKTSVLQQHARMDGGGQHQPKSPRYSSSPRSVTHETMAKRSSTYAPKGTLSSPAQNSAQVPSPLPMLQPLTSPAQLCISDGPSSVGLEGSMHLHRSTDRLSQPPHSTAMPETLSGSPLATHSLEAAETKGERDGATSNLEGKKRKKYRPRDYTVNLQGQSSEDRTKPVRLKERRLTFDPVTGQIKPLTPKESHHEPECQVPPVAEPSVRTEMPPQKTPTSVPNPFQQTNWKELSRNEIIQSYLNLQSNVLTSSGAQTHGAHFFMTEYLKREEHDVKESRKMHVLVPSSSTTELPGVSRDVTNEDLLRIHNEHWPGVNGCYDTKGAWFDWTECIGLDPHGDESKLNILPYVCLD